One region of Anaeromyxobacter paludicola genomic DNA includes:
- the trpA gene encoding tryptophan synthase subunit alpha, producing the protein MSAARRSSAAPAAAPDRIARAFATARERGEAALVTYVMGGDPDLVTSLEMALACVRGGADLLEIGVPFSDPIADGPTIQRAAERSLAAGTTVAQCLALAAAVRERSQTPIALMGYVNPMLAYGEERFLDDCAKAGVDALIVPDLPPEEAGRFGDLARARGVALVFLLAPTSTPARRAAACAAARGFLYYVSVAGVTGARKALPADLAPRLAAIRAESPVPVVIGFGISTPAQAKALAPLADGLVVGSAIVNRIAEPGSRKARAERVERYVRSLKRATRRR; encoded by the coding sequence GTGAGCGCCGCCCGCAGGAGCTCCGCCGCCCCCGCCGCCGCCCCCGACCGGATCGCCCGGGCCTTCGCCACCGCGCGCGAGCGGGGCGAGGCGGCCCTCGTCACCTACGTGATGGGCGGCGACCCCGACCTCGTCACCTCGCTCGAGATGGCGCTCGCCTGCGTCCGCGGCGGGGCCGACCTCCTCGAGATCGGCGTCCCCTTCTCGGACCCCATCGCCGACGGCCCCACCATCCAGCGGGCCGCCGAGCGGTCGCTCGCCGCCGGGACGACCGTGGCGCAGTGCCTCGCCCTCGCGGCCGCGGTGCGCGAGCGCTCCCAGACGCCCATCGCGCTCATGGGCTACGTGAACCCCATGCTCGCCTACGGCGAGGAGCGGTTCCTCGACGACTGCGCGAAGGCCGGCGTGGACGCGCTCATCGTGCCCGACCTCCCGCCCGAGGAGGCCGGCCGCTTCGGCGACCTGGCGCGGGCGCGCGGCGTCGCGCTCGTGTTCCTGCTCGCGCCCACCTCCACCCCCGCCCGCCGCGCCGCCGCCTGCGCCGCCGCGCGCGGGTTCCTGTACTACGTGTCGGTGGCCGGCGTGACCGGGGCGCGCAAGGCGCTGCCCGCGGATCTCGCCCCCCGGCTCGCGGCCATCCGCGCCGAGAGCCCGGTGCCGGTGGTGATCGGCTTCGGCATCTCCACCCCCGCGCAGGCGAAGGCCCTCGCGCCGCTCGCCGACGGGCTGGTGGTGGGGAGCGCCATCGTGAACCGGATCGCCGAGCCGGGGAGCCGCAAGGCGCGCGCCGAGCGGGTGGAGCGGTACGTCCGCTCGCTGAAGCGGGCGACCAGGCGGCGCTGA
- a CDS encoding phosphoribosylanthranilate isomerase: MRTRIKICGITRLEDALAAVALGVDALGFNFWAQSKRHVAPDVAGQIVRRLPPFVTTVGVFVNAMRFEIFNVAGEARMQAIQLHGDEPVGECSQYSFPVLYRLRAGEAWDEAALARSQATAFLLDTPSPAQGGAGVPFDWSLARPEIAGKPVILAGGLTPENVGEAVRRVRPYGVDVASGVESSPGVKDHEKLARFVEAVRRADAEEER, translated from the coding sequence ATGAGAACCCGGATCAAGATCTGCGGCATCACCCGCCTCGAGGACGCCCTCGCCGCCGTCGCGCTCGGCGTGGACGCGCTCGGCTTCAACTTCTGGGCGCAGTCGAAGCGCCACGTGGCGCCGGACGTCGCCGGCCAGATCGTGCGCCGGCTGCCGCCGTTCGTGACGACCGTCGGCGTCTTCGTGAACGCGATGCGCTTCGAGATCTTCAACGTGGCCGGAGAGGCCCGGATGCAGGCCATCCAGCTCCACGGCGACGAGCCGGTGGGCGAGTGCTCGCAGTACAGCTTCCCGGTCCTCTACCGGCTGCGCGCCGGCGAGGCCTGGGACGAGGCGGCGCTGGCGCGCTCGCAGGCCACCGCCTTCCTCCTCGACACGCCCTCCCCGGCGCAGGGCGGCGCCGGCGTCCCCTTCGACTGGTCGCTGGCGCGCCCGGAGATCGCCGGCAAGCCGGTGATCCTGGCGGGCGGGCTCACCCCCGAGAACGTCGGCGAGGCGGTGCGCCGGGTGCGGCCGTACGGCGTGGACGTGGCGAGCGGGGTCGAGTCGTCGCCCGGGGTGAAGGATCACGAGAAGCTGGCGCGCTTCGTCGAGGCGGTGCGGCGCGCCGACGCGGAGGAGGAACGGTGA
- a CDS encoding polysaccharide deacetylase family protein yields MIHRRVVALMYHGLGEPADAAEGARYTVRLEELDAQLDVAAAAPGGVLDPRAPSDGPGVVLTFDDGEASVRTEALPRLAALGMRGALFMTTGFLGRPGYLDAAGLRAIHRAGWLIGAHGHTHRFLTLLEPDELHDELERSRAILSAVLGEAPVHLSLPGGRTSDEVERAARAHGFTTFWTSRPGCNASLGEGGVLRRTAIRRGTPLERFARLCRGEPLAHLADELDMGARGLVRRAMGDARYHAFTGRLLGLAGRR; encoded by the coding sequence ATGATCCACAGGCGGGTGGTGGCCTTGATGTACCACGGCCTCGGCGAGCCGGCCGACGCGGCCGAGGGGGCTCGCTACACGGTCCGGCTCGAGGAGCTCGACGCGCAGCTCGACGTGGCGGCCGCGGCGCCGGGCGGGGTGCTCGACCCGCGCGCCCCCTCCGACGGCCCCGGCGTGGTGCTCACCTTCGACGACGGGGAGGCGAGCGTGCGGACGGAGGCCCTGCCGCGCCTCGCCGCGCTCGGGATGCGCGGCGCCCTCTTCATGACCACCGGCTTCCTCGGCCGCCCCGGGTACCTCGACGCCGCCGGGCTGCGGGCCATCCACCGCGCGGGCTGGCTCATCGGCGCCCACGGCCACACCCACCGCTTCCTCACCCTGCTCGAGCCCGACGAGCTGCACGACGAGCTCGAGCGCAGCCGCGCCATCCTCTCGGCGGTGCTCGGCGAGGCGCCGGTGCACCTCTCGCTGCCGGGCGGCCGCACCTCGGACGAGGTCGAGCGCGCCGCCCGCGCCCACGGCTTCACCACCTTCTGGACCTCGCGCCCCGGCTGCAACGCGAGCCTCGGCGAGGGCGGGGTGCTGCGCCGGACCGCCATCCGGCGCGGCACCCCGCTCGAGCGGTTCGCCCGGCTCTGCCGCGGCGAGCCCCTGGCGCACCTCGCCGACGAGCTCGACATGGGGGCGCGCGGCCTCGTCCGCCGCGCCATGGGCGACGCCCGCTACCACGCCTTCACCGGGCGCCTGCTCGGGCTCGCCGGCCGGAGGTGA
- the trpB gene encoding tryptophan synthase subunit beta, giving the protein MARPDAAGHFGPYGGRYVPETLVPALDELTAAWEEARRDPVFQAELQELLTRYAGRPTPLGEARRMSAEVGGCRVLLKREDLCHTGAHKVNNTLGQVLLARRMGKKRIIAETGAGQHGVATATAAALFGLPCDVYMGALDVERQALNVFRMQLLGARVVPVEAGSRTLKDAMNEAIRDWVTNVGDTHYIIGSVAGPHPYPALVRDLQRVIGDEARRQVQEHAGRLPDAVVACVGGGSNAMGIFTAFVGDPAVKLVGVEAAGHGLSTGRHGAALAKGRPGVLHGSKSYLLQDADGQIAEAHSISAGLDYPGVGPELSFLKDQGRLTLMQATDDEALDALQYLARTEGIIPALESAHAVAAARKVARKLGSGGLVIVNVSGRGDKDVEQVRRALAERAAVPGPRKAAGRPPRPPARRASATRTARRSK; this is encoded by the coding sequence CTGGCGCGGCCCGACGCGGCGGGACACTTCGGCCCCTATGGCGGCCGGTACGTGCCGGAGACCCTGGTCCCGGCCCTCGACGAGCTGACGGCGGCCTGGGAGGAGGCGCGGCGCGACCCGGTCTTCCAGGCCGAGCTCCAGGAGCTGCTCACCCGCTACGCCGGCCGCCCCACCCCGCTCGGCGAGGCGCGGCGGATGAGCGCCGAGGTGGGCGGCTGCCGCGTGCTCCTGAAGCGCGAGGACCTCTGCCACACCGGCGCGCACAAGGTGAACAACACCCTCGGCCAGGTGCTGCTCGCCCGCCGCATGGGCAAGAAGCGGATCATCGCCGAGACCGGCGCCGGCCAGCACGGCGTCGCCACCGCCACCGCGGCGGCGCTCTTCGGCCTCCCGTGCGACGTCTACATGGGCGCCCTCGACGTGGAGCGGCAGGCGCTCAACGTCTTCCGGATGCAGCTCCTCGGCGCGCGCGTGGTGCCGGTCGAGGCCGGCTCGCGCACGCTCAAGGACGCCATGAACGAGGCGATCCGCGACTGGGTCACCAACGTCGGCGACACCCACTACATCATCGGCTCGGTGGCCGGCCCGCACCCCTACCCGGCGCTGGTCCGCGACCTCCAGCGCGTCATCGGCGACGAGGCGCGGCGGCAGGTGCAGGAGCACGCCGGTCGGCTCCCCGACGCGGTGGTGGCCTGCGTCGGCGGCGGGTCGAACGCCATGGGGATCTTCACGGCCTTCGTCGGCGACCCGGCGGTGAAGCTCGTCGGCGTCGAGGCGGCCGGCCACGGCCTCTCGACCGGCCGGCACGGCGCGGCGCTCGCGAAGGGGCGCCCCGGCGTGCTGCACGGCTCGAAGAGCTACCTGCTGCAGGACGCGGACGGCCAGATCGCGGAGGCCCACTCCATCAGCGCCGGGCTCGACTACCCCGGCGTCGGCCCCGAGCTCTCCTTCCTCAAGGACCAGGGGCGGCTCACCCTCATGCAGGCGACCGACGACGAGGCGCTCGACGCGCTCCAGTACCTCGCGCGCACGGAGGGGATCATCCCCGCCCTCGAGAGCGCCCACGCCGTCGCCGCCGCGCGCAAGGTGGCCCGCAAGCTCGGGTCGGGCGGCCTCGTCATCGTGAACGTCTCCGGCCGCGGCGACAAGGACGTGGAGCAGGTGCGCCGCGCCCTCGCCGAGCGCGCCGCCGTCCCCGGCCCGAGGAAGGCCGCGGGCCGGCCGCCCCGGCCACCCGCCCGCCGCGCCAGCGCCACGCGCACCGCCCGGAGGTCCAAGTGA